The region ATGCGCTGACGCGCGCCCATCTTCAGGATTCGGTGATGCAGATCCAGCAGGCGCTGAACACCACCATCGTGCTCATTACCCACGACGTGGACGAGGCGGTGCTGCTTTCTGACCGCGTGCTGATGATGACCAACGGCCCGGCGGCCACCGTCGGCGAGATCCTGCGCGTCGATCTGCCGCGACCGCGCAACCGGGTGCAGCTGGCGGACGACAGCCGCTATCACCATATGCGTCAGCAGATCCTCCATTTCCTCTACGAAAAACAGCCGAAAGCGGCGTAACGAGGGGGCACGATGCGACTGGTCATTATCGGTAATGGCATGGCGGCAACCCGGCTGATAGCGTCGCTCAGCGGGCGTACTTCCGGTCGGTTTGCTATCACCGTCATCGGTGACGAGCCGGAGCATGCCTACAACCGCATCCAGCTTTCGCCGGTGTTGGGCGGTGAAAAGCAGGCGGAGCACATTTATCTGCATGATGAAGACTGGTACACGGCACGGGGCGTGACGGTACTGCGGGGCGAAAAAGCGATTGCCGTTAACGTGAACGCGCGGGAAGTGCAAACCTCCGTTCGTAAACTTGGCTGGGATGTGCTGGTGTTTGCCACCGGTTCAACCCCCTTTGTTCCGCCAGTTCCCGGCGGCGATGCGCCGCATGTATTCACCTTTCGCACTCTGGCAGAGACCCGCGCTATTCAGAACATCTCCGGTCCGGCGGTGGTACTGGGCGGCGGGGTACTCGGCGTGGAGACCGCGGCAGCGCTGGCATGCAAGGGTGACAACGTCACTCTCGTGCATCGTGGTCCCTGGCTGATGGAACAGCAGCTGGACCAGCAGGCGGGACTGTTGCTGGAAGAGGCGCTGGCGGCGCGGGGCGTGCGCTGTGAGCTTACTTCCGGCATCACGGCGATCACGGACGATGCCGTGACGCTGCTCAACGGACGCCGCATCACCGCCACGCGCGTGGTGCTGGCCACGGGCGTACAACCTAACGTTGCGCTGGCGCAGGCCAGCGGCATTCACTGCGCGCGCGGCATTGTGGTGGATAGCCAAATGCAAACCTCCGTGCCGAATATCTACGCCATCGGCGAGTGCTGCGAAATTGACGGCCAGACGTTCGGCCTGGTCGCGCCCTGTCTGGCGCAGGCGGATATTCTTGCCGCGCGGCTGGCCGGAGAATTCACCGCGCCGTTTACCCTGACCGACAACGGCGTGCGCCTCAAGGTGACCGGCGTGGAGTTGTTCAGCCTCGGACGCGCGACGGCGCAGGCGGACGATGTGGTCTGGAGTTCATGGGATCCGCTGACCCGTCACTATCGACGTTTACTGATCCATCAGGGGGCGCTGGCTGGTGTGCTGCTGATGGGCGACTGCCGCAGCGCGGCAACCTTTACCGATTTACTGGCAACGGCTGCGCCCGCACACGCGGACTGGCTGTTCGATCGTTTCACTACGCAACCGCGGGTTGCAGGACAGAACGCTATGACAAAACCTACTCTGGTGGTGGTTGGGCACGGTATGGTCGGCCATCATTTCCTCGAAGACTGCGTTAACCGCAATTTGCATCAGCAGTATCAGATTATTGTCTTTGGCGAAGAGCGCTATGCGGCCTATGACCGCGTGCACCTGTCGGAATATTTTGGCGGCCGCAGCGCGGACTCACTCTCGCTGGTGGAGGGGGATTTCTTTGCCGACAACGGCATTGAGCTACGCCTCTCGCAGCAGATCGTCGCTCTCGATCGTGATGCACACGTAGTGCGTACCGCCAGCGGGCATGAAACCCACTGGGACAAGCTGGTGCTGGCGACCGGCTCATATCCGTTCGTCCCGCCCGTGCCGGGCAACGATCTCCCGGGCTGCTTTGTCTACCGCACCCTTGACGATCTGGACAACATTGCGGCCCATGCGGCAGGCTCTCGCCGCGGCGTGGTGATTGGCGGCGGCCTGCTGGGGCTGGAGGCGGCGAATGCCCTGAAACAGCTCGGGCTGGAAACCCACGTGGTGGAGTTTGCGCCGAATCTGATGGCGGTGCAGCTCGACAATGACGGCGCGGCGATGCTGCGCAGGAAAATTGAGGCGCTGGGCGTAGGGGTACACACCAGTAAATCGACGACGGAGATTGCCAACGCAGACGGCGGGCTGGTGCTGCGCTTTGCCGATGGCGAGCAGCTGGAAACGGATATGGTGGTCTTTTCTGCCGGTATTCGCCCGCAGGACGCGCTGGCGCGCAGCAGCGGGCTGGCTACAGGTGAGCGCGGCGGGATCTGTATTGACGACGGCTGCCGGACCTCCGATCCCGACGTGCTTGCCATCGGTGAATGCGCCCTGTGGGAGGGGAAAATCTTTGGCCTCGTGGCCCCGGGCTACCAGATGGCGCGCGTGGCCGCTGCCGCGCTCGCGGGTGAAGATAAAACCTTCACCGGCGCGGATATGAGTACCAAACTCAAGCTGCTCGGCGTCGACGTGGCCTCGTTCGGAGATGCTCACGGCCGCACGCCGGGGGCGCTGAGCTACCAGTGGACGCACGGCCCGCAGCAAATCTACAAGAAAATTGTGGTCAGCCACGACGGCAAAACCCTGCTGGGCGGCGTGCTGGTGGGGGATGCCAGCGAATACGCCACGCTGGTGCAGATGATGCTCAACGGCATCAGTCTGCCAAAAGAGCCGGAAACGCTGATTTTACCCGCGCTGTCAGGCAGCGCGCCGAAAGCGCTGGGCGTGGCGGCGCTGCCGGAAAGCGCGCAGATCTGTTCATGTCATAACGTCAGCAAAGGGGATATCTGCCGGGCAGTAAGCGCGGGCGCAACGGATATCGGCGCCATTAAACAGTGCACCAAAGCGGCAACCGGATGCGGAGGCTGTAGCGCGCTGGTGAAGCAGGTCATGGAGTGCCAGCTTGCGGAGCAGGGCGTGGAGGTGAAAAAGGATATCTGCGAACACTTCCCTTACTCGCGTCAGGAGATTTACCACCTGGTGCGCGTCAACCATATCCGCACCTTCGACCAGCTTATCAGCCGCTACGGTCAGGGGCACGGGTGCGAGATCTGTAAGCCGCTGGTGGGATCGGTGCTGGCGTCCTGCTGGAACGAGTATCTGCTGAAACCGACGCACCTGCCGTTGCAGGACACCAACGACCGTTATTTCGCCAATATTCAGAAGGACGGAACGTACTCCATTGTGCCGCGGATGCCCGCAGGGGAAGTGACCGCCGACGGGCTGATCGCCATCGGCCAGATTGCGAAACGCTATAGCCTGTACAGCAAAATCACCGGCGGGCAGCGTATTGACCTGTTTGGCGCCACGCTCGAACAGTTGCCGGAGATCTGGCAGGCGCTGGTGGAGGCCGGGTTTGAGACCGGGCACGCCTACGGGAAATCCCTGCGCACGGTGAAATCCTGCGTCGGGTCAACCTGGTGTCGCTACGGCGTGCAGGACTCCACCGGCCTTGCGGTCCGGCTGGAGCACCGCTACAAGGGCCTGCGCGCGCCGCACAAAATCAAAATGGCGGTCTCCGGCTGTACCCGCGAGTGCGCGGAGGCGCAGAGCAAAGACGTGGGGGTGATTGCCACGGACAAAGGCTGGAACCTCTATCTGTGCGGCAACGGCGGGATGAAGCCGCGCCATGCAGATCTCTTCGCCAGCGATCTGGACGACGAAACGCTGATCCGCACCGTTGACCGGTTCCTGATGTTCTACATTCGCACGGCAGATCGTCTGCAACGCACCAGTACCTGGATGGATAATCTGGAAGGCGGGCTAGACTATCTGCGCGAGGTGATCCTGAACGACAGCCTCGGCATCGCCCACGAACTGGAGCAGGAGATGGCCCGGGTGGTGGAGACCTACCAGTGCGAGTGGCAAACCACCCTTAACGATCCCGATCGCCTGGCGCTGTTCCGCACCGCGGTGAATGCCCCTGCCGGGGAGGAGAACAAGCGCTGGCAGGAAATTTGCGCTATCGACGAGATCCCGGAGCAGGCGGGCATCGGCGCGCAACTTGGGCACAAACCGATTGCGCTGTTCCGCTTTGGCAAAACCGTTTATGCCCTCGACGATCGGGAGCCGGGCAGCCGCGCGAACGTGCTCTCGCGCGGCATCCTTGGCGATGCGGCGGGTGAACCGGTGGTGATCTCGCCGCTCTACAAGCAACGTATTCGTCTGCGCGACGGGTGTCAGGCTGAGAGCGGGGCGCCTGCGGTGCGTGCCTGGCCAGTAAAAATTGAAAACGGCAGGGTGTGGGTTGGAAATGAAGAGCTGGTGATGCGTGCGGAGGCCTCATGACGGAAACCCGGACAACGTGCCCATACTGCGGTGTGGGCTGCGGCGTGGTCGCCAGCACAAACGGTGAAAAGGTGAGTATTCGCGGAGATGAAACCCATCCTGCGAATTTCGGTCGCCTGTGCGTAAAAGGCTCTGCCCTCGGGGAAACCACGGGGTTGCAGGGACGCCTGTTGCGCCCGGTTGTCGACGGCCTGGAGGTGGAATGGCCGCAGGCGCTGGGCGAAGCGGGTGAGCGGCTGCGGAACATCATCAACGAATGGGGGCCGCAGGCGGTGGCGTTTTACGCCTCCGGCCAGCTGTTGACCGAGGATTACTATGCCGCCAACAAGCTGATGAAAGGCTTTATCGGGGCGGCGAACATTGATACCAACTCGCGGCTGTGTATGTCGTCGGCGGTGGTGGGCTACAAGCGCGCCTTCGGTGAAGACGTGGTGCCGTGCAGCTACGAGGATGTGGAAAACAGCGATCTGGTGGTACTCGTTGGATCAAACGCGGCCTGGACGCATCCGGTGCTGTATCAGCGGCTGGTGCAGGCAAAACACAACAATCCGCAGATGAAAGTGGTCGTGATCGATCCGCGTAAAACCGCCACCTGCGATATCGCTGACCTGCATCTGGCGCTCAGGCCCGGCAGCGACGCCGGGCTGTTTGTGGGGTTGCTCAATCTGATTCAGGGCACCGATGAGTGGCCGATTGCCCGCGTGGCGGCGTTTTGCGATCTGCATTCAGACGAGACTGGCACCTTCTACGACTGGTTTGTCACCGCGCCTCGCGCCATTACGCTTTACACCATGGGGGTCAACCAGTCCTCCAGCGGCAGCGACAAGTGTAACGCCATCATTAACGTGCATCTTGCCAGCGGGAAGTTCAACCGTCCGGGCTGCGGCCCGTTTTCGCTGACCGGACAGCCAAACGCCATGGGCGGGCGGGAAGTGGGCGGGCTGGCGAACCAGCTGGCAGCGCACATGAACTTCGAGCCGGACGATCTCTCGCGGGTGGCGCGTTTCTGGGGAACGGAACGGCTGGCGCAGACCCCGGGTCTGATGGCGGTGGAACTGTTTGACGCCATCG is a window of Enterobacter hormaechei ATCC 49162 DNA encoding:
- the nirB gene encoding nitrite reductase large subunit NirB, whose translation is MRLVIIGNGMAATRLIASLSGRTSGRFAITVIGDEPEHAYNRIQLSPVLGGEKQAEHIYLHDEDWYTARGVTVLRGEKAIAVNVNAREVQTSVRKLGWDVLVFATGSTPFVPPVPGGDAPHVFTFRTLAETRAIQNISGPAVVLGGGVLGVETAAALACKGDNVTLVHRGPWLMEQQLDQQAGLLLEEALAARGVRCELTSGITAITDDAVTLLNGRRITATRVVLATGVQPNVALAQASGIHCARGIVVDSQMQTSVPNIYAIGECCEIDGQTFGLVAPCLAQADILAARLAGEFTAPFTLTDNGVRLKVTGVELFSLGRATAQADDVVWSSWDPLTRHYRRLLIHQGALAGVLLMGDCRSAATFTDLLATAAPAHADWLFDRFTTQPRVAGQNAMTKPTLVVVGHGMVGHHFLEDCVNRNLHQQYQIIVFGEERYAAYDRVHLSEYFGGRSADSLSLVEGDFFADNGIELRLSQQIVALDRDAHVVRTASGHETHWDKLVLATGSYPFVPPVPGNDLPGCFVYRTLDDLDNIAAHAAGSRRGVVIGGGLLGLEAANALKQLGLETHVVEFAPNLMAVQLDNDGAAMLRRKIEALGVGVHTSKSTTEIANADGGLVLRFADGEQLETDMVVFSAGIRPQDALARSSGLATGERGGICIDDGCRTSDPDVLAIGECALWEGKIFGLVAPGYQMARVAAAALAGEDKTFTGADMSTKLKLLGVDVASFGDAHGRTPGALSYQWTHGPQQIYKKIVVSHDGKTLLGGVLVGDASEYATLVQMMLNGISLPKEPETLILPALSGSAPKALGVAALPESAQICSCHNVSKGDICRAVSAGATDIGAIKQCTKAATGCGGCSALVKQVMECQLAEQGVEVKKDICEHFPYSRQEIYHLVRVNHIRTFDQLISRYGQGHGCEICKPLVGSVLASCWNEYLLKPTHLPLQDTNDRYFANIQKDGTYSIVPRMPAGEVTADGLIAIGQIAKRYSLYSKITGGQRIDLFGATLEQLPEIWQALVEAGFETGHAYGKSLRTVKSCVGSTWCRYGVQDSTGLAVRLEHRYKGLRAPHKIKMAVSGCTRECAEAQSKDVGVIATDKGWNLYLCGNGGMKPRHADLFASDLDDETLIRTVDRFLMFYIRTADRLQRTSTWMDNLEGGLDYLREVILNDSLGIAHELEQEMARVVETYQCEWQTTLNDPDRLALFRTAVNAPAGEENKRWQEICAIDEIPEQAGIGAQLGHKPIALFRFGKTVYALDDREPGSRANVLSRGILGDAAGEPVVISPLYKQRIRLRDGCQAESGAPAVRAWPVKIENGRVWVGNEELVMRAEAS